A window of the Gordonia humi genome harbors these coding sequences:
- a CDS encoding oxygenase MpaB family protein: MSDLITALGLTSGVANIMMQLSLPGVGYGVHESRVVSGSPRRHPIKRARTTTQYLAVALLGDDEDRARMRVEVAGVHKAVVSTADSPVRYSGNSPELQKWVAACLLRFYLDQYTHLYGELPADVLDRLVRSASVLATTLNVHESAWPQSWSAYLDYWDSMLPTLSIDEPIREDFESLASMRFVVEAWGPIGRVLPAVAGRPYHFMTRAALPPEFRTMMGWTWSDDDQRAFERTVRLCRIADRLGVARLLRLGGHLMLADFRLRARYTERVLGRMRVSDVRIADGGGRRRLAGGCSPSTSRIR, encoded by the coding sequence ATGAGTGACCTGATCACTGCGCTCGGCCTCACCAGCGGCGTCGCCAACATCATGATGCAGTTGTCCCTGCCGGGCGTCGGCTACGGGGTCCACGAATCGCGTGTGGTGTCGGGGAGTCCGCGCCGACATCCGATCAAGCGCGCGCGGACCACGACGCAGTATCTTGCGGTGGCCCTGCTCGGCGACGACGAGGATCGTGCGCGGATGCGCGTCGAGGTCGCCGGTGTGCACAAGGCCGTCGTCTCGACCGCCGACAGTCCGGTCCGCTACAGCGGCAACAGCCCCGAACTGCAGAAGTGGGTCGCAGCGTGCCTGCTCCGCTTCTATCTGGACCAGTACACGCACCTGTACGGCGAGCTTCCCGCCGATGTCCTCGATCGACTGGTCCGGTCGGCATCGGTGCTGGCGACGACGCTCAACGTCCACGAATCCGCGTGGCCGCAGTCGTGGTCGGCCTATCTCGACTACTGGGACTCGATGCTGCCGACGTTGTCGATCGACGAACCGATCCGTGAGGACTTCGAATCGCTGGCGAGCATGCGGTTCGTCGTCGAGGCGTGGGGCCCGATCGGCCGAGTCCTCCCCGCCGTCGCTGGCCGTCCTTACCACTTCATGACGCGCGCCGCACTGCCACCGGAGTTCCGCACCATGATGGGCTGGACGTGGAGCGACGACGACCAGCGCGCGTTCGAGAGGACCGTCAGGCTCTGTCGGATCGCCGATCGGCTCGGTGTCGCCCGCCTGCTGCGCCTGGGAGGTCACCTCATGCTCGCCGATTTCCGTCTCCGTGCCCGGTACACCGAACGAGTCCTCGGCCGCATGCGGGTGTCCGATGTTCGGATCGCCGACGGCGGCGGACGCCGACGCCTCGCCGGAGGCTGCAGTCCGTCGACGTCACGCATTCGGTAA
- a CDS encoding basic amino acid/polyamine antiporter, which yields MTDTTSARATGSSSPARLSVLAMTAMVVGSMVGAGVFSLPGRFARETGVAGALIAWVVAGAGMLMLAFVFQMLAVRRPSLDSGVFAYAKAGFGEYLGFFSGFGYWASACAGNTFYWVFIMSTLTGLGVGGLGEGDTVLAVAISSVALWCFFMLIRRGVQNATFINTVVTIAKVVPIVVFVLLCLFVFDPHAFAENWGGADYAGSLFTQVRGTMLVTVFVFLGVEGASVYSRHARRRSDVGRATILGFVSVFSIFASVTIVSYGVMPMADIAELAQPSMAGVLDEAVGSWGRWFVSIGLIVSVLGAYLAWSLMAAEVLSVMAEARDMPRFLARNNRHGVPQNAVLLSALMVQTLLVVLIFASDALDLALDLTASLTLIPFLLAALYALKVVFADDAPPGVKDRVVAILATVYTVFLIFAAGLEFLLLSFIIYAPASILFAMSRREQGRRMFTGVEPVVLAISLIGAVLGIIALAVGWIDI from the coding sequence ATGACCGATACGACCTCGGCTCGGGCCACGGGCTCGTCGTCGCCTGCCAGACTCTCGGTTCTCGCGATGACGGCGATGGTCGTCGGTTCGATGGTCGGCGCCGGGGTGTTCTCTCTCCCAGGACGATTCGCCAGGGAGACGGGTGTCGCGGGCGCGCTGATCGCCTGGGTCGTCGCCGGTGCGGGCATGCTGATGCTGGCATTCGTGTTTCAGATGCTCGCGGTGCGCCGACCGAGTCTGGACTCGGGCGTGTTCGCGTACGCGAAGGCGGGCTTCGGCGAGTACCTCGGCTTCTTCTCCGGATTCGGATACTGGGCGAGCGCGTGCGCGGGCAACACGTTCTACTGGGTCTTCATCATGTCGACGCTGACCGGGCTCGGTGTGGGAGGGCTGGGCGAGGGCGACACCGTGCTCGCCGTCGCGATCTCGTCGGTCGCCCTCTGGTGCTTCTTCATGCTGATCCGCAGAGGCGTGCAGAACGCGACGTTCATCAACACCGTCGTGACGATCGCCAAGGTGGTGCCGATCGTCGTCTTCGTCCTGCTCTGCCTGTTCGTGTTCGACCCCCACGCCTTCGCCGAGAACTGGGGAGGCGCCGACTATGCGGGGTCGCTCTTCACCCAGGTGCGCGGCACCATGCTGGTCACAGTGTTCGTGTTCCTGGGCGTCGAAGGCGCGAGCGTGTACTCCCGGCACGCCCGTCGACGATCGGACGTCGGACGTGCGACGATCCTCGGCTTCGTGTCTGTGTTCTCGATCTTCGCCTCCGTGACCATCGTGTCGTACGGCGTGATGCCGATGGCCGACATCGCGGAGCTGGCCCAACCGTCGATGGCCGGCGTGCTCGACGAGGCCGTCGGCTCGTGGGGGAGATGGTTCGTCAGCATCGGGCTCATCGTCTCGGTCCTCGGCGCGTATCTCGCGTGGTCGCTCATGGCCGCCGAAGTGCTGAGCGTGATGGCCGAGGCGCGGGACATGCCGCGTTTTCTGGCGCGGAACAACAGGCACGGTGTCCCGCAGAACGCGGTGCTGCTGTCGGCGCTCATGGTGCAGACGCTGCTGGTCGTGCTGATCTTCGCGAGCGACGCGCTCGATCTCGCCCTCGACCTCACCGCGTCGCTCACCTTGATCCCGTTCCTCCTCGCGGCGTTGTACGCGCTGAAGGTCGTGTTCGCGGACGACGCCCCGCCTGGTGTGAAGGATCGGGTCGTCGCGATTCTGGCGACCGTGTACACGGTGTTTCTCATCTTCGCCGCCGGACTGGAGTTCCTGCTCCTTTCCTTCATCATCTACGCGCCGGCCTCGATCCTGTTCGCCATGTCACGGCGCGAGCAGGGGCGTCGCATGTTCACCGGCGTCGAGCCCGTCGTTCTCGCGATCTCGCTCATCGGCGCCGTGCTCGGCATCATCGCACTGGCCGTCGGATGGATCGACATCTGA
- a CDS encoding cytochrome c oxidase assembly protein, with protein sequence MTSPTIDAEPDPEHALDRDRLSDPSGPRRLLVAAMVVVGAVAGALVTAASAATALRLAGVPDAGGLTTYGVPVVTAVGQISAAIGLGSAMFAAFFVPPQKGGALDVGGFRAIRWAYTAMLTWAVCALLMIPLTISNVSGYSLSETLKPDNLATAYGQVADGRYWLWTAIFALLAAIVARAALRWGWTFAVLGLAFLSLMPSALAGHSSAGGGHDIATNSLILHIVAAAVWTGGLLVVLAYAFGGGRWRTLALHRYSRVAFWCLIVVGVSGVINALVRMPIGQLFTTTYGLIVLGKLLAFVLAGAIGGLHRWVTIRELDATDEPKKSLFVRFAAVELIVLAVAFGFAAGLSRTPPPDLATADVSPMELKIGYDLNGPPTVARLLFDWRFDIVFGTAAVIMAVVYLRGVWRLHKRGDAWPVGRTVAWLLGCLSLLIATSSGMGRYSPALFSSHMMGHMMLSMLAPVLLVLGGPVLLALRALPPAGRGNPDGPREWILTALHSKFSRFITHPAIVVVVFVGSFYVLYLGGLFDIVVEHHSAHLLMNLHFIVSGYLFYWITIGIDPAPRQLSPVAKLGIVIGALPFHAFFGVALMMTQRIIAGDYYSQLLPSFPLDLAADQRVGGGIAWATGEFPLVIVMLALLVQWRRQDDRAARRFDRKEDRDSDAELEAYNAMLRGMSPGHEPEPPTGETLDDGAADSVDTDSRT encoded by the coding sequence ATGACGTCCCCGACGATTGATGCCGAACCCGATCCCGAGCACGCTCTCGACCGTGATCGGCTGTCGGATCCCTCGGGGCCGCGCCGTCTGCTCGTGGCGGCGATGGTGGTCGTCGGCGCCGTCGCGGGCGCCCTGGTGACCGCCGCGTCGGCGGCGACGGCACTGCGCCTGGCCGGTGTTCCGGACGCGGGCGGACTGACCACGTACGGTGTCCCGGTGGTGACCGCCGTCGGGCAGATCAGCGCCGCGATCGGTCTGGGCTCGGCGATGTTCGCCGCGTTCTTCGTGCCGCCGCAGAAGGGCGGTGCGCTCGACGTCGGCGGCTTCCGGGCCATCCGGTGGGCGTACACCGCGATGCTGACCTGGGCGGTCTGCGCGTTGTTGATGATCCCGCTGACGATCTCGAACGTCAGCGGCTACTCGCTCAGCGAGACGCTCAAGCCCGACAACCTCGCCACCGCGTACGGCCAGGTCGCAGACGGCCGATACTGGCTGTGGACGGCGATCTTCGCGCTCCTGGCCGCGATCGTCGCCCGCGCGGCACTTCGCTGGGGATGGACGTTCGCGGTCCTGGGGCTGGCGTTCCTGTCGCTGATGCCGTCCGCGCTGGCGGGGCACTCCTCGGCAGGCGGCGGCCACGACATCGCGACCAACAGCCTGATCCTGCACATCGTCGCGGCGGCCGTGTGGACGGGCGGGCTGCTCGTGGTCCTGGCGTACGCGTTCGGCGGCGGCCGGTGGCGGACCCTGGCGTTGCACCGGTACTCGCGGGTCGCGTTCTGGTGCCTGATCGTGGTCGGTGTCAGCGGCGTGATCAACGCCCTGGTGCGCATGCCGATCGGTCAGCTGTTCACCACCACCTACGGACTGATCGTCCTCGGGAAGCTGTTGGCGTTCGTCCTCGCCGGTGCGATCGGCGGTCTGCACCGCTGGGTCACGATCAGAGAACTCGACGCCACCGACGAGCCGAAGAAGTCGCTGTTCGTGCGGTTCGCGGCCGTCGAGTTGATCGTGCTGGCGGTCGCGTTCGGATTCGCCGCCGGCCTGTCTCGCACTCCGCCGCCCGACCTCGCGACCGCCGACGTCTCGCCGATGGAACTCAAGATCGGTTACGACCTCAACGGCCCGCCGACTGTCGCGCGTCTGCTCTTCGACTGGCGGTTCGACATCGTCTTCGGTACGGCCGCGGTCATCATGGCCGTGGTCTACCTGCGGGGCGTGTGGCGCCTGCACAAGCGGGGCGACGCCTGGCCGGTGGGCCGAACGGTCGCCTGGCTCCTGGGATGTCTCAGCCTGCTCATCGCGACCTCGTCGGGTATGGGGCGGTACTCGCCCGCGCTGTTCAGCAGCCACATGATGGGCCACATGATGCTGTCCATGCTGGCACCGGTGCTCCTCGTGCTGGGAGGCCCCGTGCTCCTGGCGCTGCGCGCGCTCCCGCCCGCCGGTCGCGGCAACCCGGACGGGCCCCGCGAATGGATTCTCACGGCGCTGCACAGCAAGTTCTCGCGCTTCATCACCCACCCGGCGATCGTCGTCGTGGTGTTCGTGGGCAGCTTCTACGTTCTGTACCTGGGCGGGCTCTTCGACATCGTGGTCGAGCATCACTCGGCCCACCTGCTGATGAATCTGCACTTCATCGTGAGCGGCTACCTGTTCTACTGGATCACCATCGGCATCGACCCGGCGCCACGGCAGCTGAGTCCGGTGGCGAAACTGGGCATCGTCATCGGCGCACTGCCTTTCCACGCGTTCTTCGGCGTCGCGCTGATGATGACGCAGCGGATCATCGCCGGCGACTACTACAGTCAGCTGCTGCCGTCGTTCCCGCTGGATCTGGCCGCCGACCAACGGGTCGGCGGTGGAATCGCCTGGGCCACCGGTGAATTCCCCCTCGTGATCGTGATGCTCGCGCTGCTCGTGCAGTGGCGGCGTCAGGACGACCGGGCCGCGAGACGATTCGACCGCAAGGAGGACCGCGACTCCGATGCCGAACTCGAGGCCTACAACGCGATGCTGCGGGGGATGTCGCCCGGTCACGAGCCCGAACCGCCGACCGGAGAGACGCTCGACGACGGCGCCGCGGACTCCGTGGACACCGATTCGCGAACCTGA
- a CDS encoding TIGR02611 family protein, with translation MPLRLRIKIWHRRRRYAIRQNPHLDRTYRAAVGVVGGLMMLGGLAMIPLPIPGPGWVMLFLGLAVLSTEFAWAHRVTSFLRRQLRRANAWRARTTERVVRAWRARFGRPRDSVAVEGVDERRDQRDPPRDESDRGRDESQYEQPGDDPRDDVPAARRADE, from the coding sequence GTGCCGCTGCGTCTGCGTATCAAGATCTGGCATCGACGCCGGCGGTACGCGATCCGGCAGAACCCGCATCTGGACCGCACCTATCGCGCGGCCGTCGGCGTCGTCGGCGGGCTGATGATGTTGGGCGGACTGGCGATGATCCCGCTGCCGATCCCGGGGCCCGGCTGGGTCATGCTGTTCCTGGGGTTGGCGGTCCTGTCGACCGAGTTCGCGTGGGCGCACCGGGTCACCTCGTTTCTGCGACGACAGCTGCGCCGCGCCAACGCGTGGCGGGCGCGGACCACCGAACGCGTCGTGCGGGCCTGGCGTGCGAGATTCGGCCGTCCCCGCGACTCAGTCGCCGTTGAGGGCGTCGATGAGCGTCGGGATCAGCGAGATCCCCCACGCGATGAGTCCGATCGCGGCCGCGACGAGAGTCAGTACGAGCAGCCAGGCGACGATCCGCGCGACGACGTTCCGGCGGCCCGGCGCGCCGACGAGTAG
- a CDS encoding oxygenase MpaB family protein, with protein MTSAEQIDAGDERQHSPSVRRGYVPDWRDRTPTLTTEQTRITIVTPPRKPNDKYHRADLRDAFDFWAAAGSASNVAMQLGWPEVAYGVMESKVESGALMHHPWKRLRTTATYLAVAVLGTQAERDAYRDAINTAHRHVRNDENSPVKYNAFNRELQMWVAACLYIGFEDAHELLHGKMDAEQAEQFYSRASQLGTTLQVTEEMWPATRGEFDHYWNVACERITYDDTQKQFINDLIDLRMITPVLGLPLRSLLRFLSIGTLPPYFRDALDLRWRPVDQRRFDNLFLFVGFVNRFLPRPLRFGSFYANMFDLRRKIAKDRPLI; from the coding sequence ATGACCAGCGCGGAGCAGATCGACGCCGGCGACGAGCGGCAGCACAGCCCAAGCGTACGACGCGGCTATGTGCCGGACTGGCGTGATCGGACGCCGACTCTGACCACCGAGCAGACTCGCATCACCATCGTCACCCCGCCCCGCAAGCCGAACGACAAGTACCACCGAGCCGATCTGCGGGATGCCTTCGACTTCTGGGCGGCCGCCGGCTCGGCGTCGAACGTCGCCATGCAGCTCGGCTGGCCCGAGGTGGCCTACGGAGTCATGGAGTCCAAGGTCGAGTCCGGCGCTCTCATGCATCACCCGTGGAAGCGGCTGCGCACCACGGCGACGTATCTGGCCGTCGCCGTGCTCGGCACCCAGGCCGAGCGCGACGCCTACCGCGACGCGATCAACACGGCGCATCGCCACGTGCGCAACGATGAGAACTCGCCGGTCAAGTACAACGCGTTCAACCGCGAACTCCAGATGTGGGTGGCCGCCTGCCTGTACATCGGTTTCGAGGACGCACACGAACTGCTGCACGGGAAGATGGACGCCGAACAGGCCGAGCAGTTCTACTCCCGTGCGAGTCAGCTCGGTACCACCCTGCAGGTGACCGAGGAGATGTGGCCGGCCACTCGCGGAGAATTCGACCACTACTGGAATGTCGCGTGCGAGCGCATCACCTACGACGACACGCAGAAGCAGTTCATCAACGACCTGATCGACCTGCGGATGATCACGCCGGTGCTGGGACTTCCGCTGCGGAGTCTGCTGCGATTCCTGTCGATCGGGACCCTGCCACCGTACTTCCGGGACGCACTCGACCTCCGGTGGCGACCCGTCGACCAGCGAAGATTCGACAACCTGTTCCTCTTCGTCGGGTTCGTCAACCGCTTCCTGCCGCGCCCGCTGCGCTTCGGGAGCTTCTACGCCAACATGTTCGATCTGCGCCGCAAGATCGCCAAGGACCGCCCCCTCATCTGA
- the ettA gene encoding energy-dependent translational throttle protein EttA: protein MAGEFIYTMKKVRKAHGDKVILDDVTMSFYPGAKIGVVGPNGAGKSSILKIMAGLDQPSNGEAFLDPEATVGILMQEPELNEEKTVKENVEEGMGEIGVKLARFNEIAELMATDYSDELMEEMGKLQEDLDNADAWDLDSQIDQAMDALRCPPGDSPVTHLSGGERRRVALCRLLLSKPDLLLLDEPTNHLDAESVLWLEQFLANYEGAVLAVTHDRYFLDHVAGWICEVDRGKLHPYEGNYSTYLEKKAERLEVQGKKDQKLQKRLKEELEWVRSGSKARQTKNKARLARYDEMVTEAEKHRKLDFEEIQIPTPPRLGNVVVEVNNLDKGFDGRVLIKDLSFTLPRNGIVGVIGPNGVGKTTLFKTIVGLEEPDSGSVKVGETVKLSYVDQNRANIDPKKTVWEVVSDGLDYIEVGQNEMPSRAYVSAFGFKGPDQQKPSEVLSGGERNRLNLALTLKEGGNLILLDEPTNDLDVETLSSLENALEQFPGCAVVISHDRWFLDRTCTHILAWEGNVSEGQWFWFEGNFEAYEANKVDRLGAEAARPHRVTHRKLTRD, encoded by the coding sequence GTGGCCGGTGAGTTCATATACACGATGAAGAAGGTCCGAAAGGCGCATGGCGACAAGGTCATCCTCGACGACGTCACCATGAGCTTCTACCCGGGCGCCAAGATCGGTGTCGTCGGGCCGAACGGTGCCGGTAAGTCGTCGATCCTGAAGATCATGGCCGGCCTGGACCAGCCGTCGAACGGTGAGGCGTTCCTCGATCCCGAGGCGACGGTCGGCATCCTCATGCAGGAGCCGGAGCTCAACGAGGAGAAGACGGTCAAGGAGAACGTCGAGGAGGGGATGGGCGAGATCGGCGTCAAGCTCGCCCGCTTCAACGAGATCGCCGAACTGATGGCGACCGACTACTCCGATGAGCTCATGGAGGAGATGGGCAAGCTCCAGGAGGATCTGGACAACGCCGACGCATGGGATCTGGACAGCCAGATCGACCAGGCCATGGACGCACTGCGCTGCCCGCCCGGCGATTCGCCGGTCACCCACCTCTCCGGCGGTGAGCGACGCCGCGTCGCACTGTGCCGACTCCTGCTGAGCAAGCCCGATCTGCTGCTCCTCGACGAGCCGACCAACCACCTCGACGCCGAGTCGGTGCTGTGGCTCGAGCAGTTCCTCGCGAATTACGAGGGCGCCGTCCTGGCCGTCACGCACGACCGCTACTTCCTCGACCACGTCGCGGGCTGGATCTGCGAGGTCGACCGCGGCAAGCTCCACCCGTACGAGGGCAACTACTCGACCTACCTGGAGAAGAAGGCCGAGCGACTCGAGGTCCAGGGCAAGAAGGATCAGAAGCTGCAGAAGCGCCTCAAGGAGGAGCTCGAGTGGGTCCGGTCGGGTTCCAAGGCCCGTCAGACCAAGAACAAGGCTCGTCTGGCCCGCTACGACGAGATGGTCACCGAAGCCGAGAAGCACCGCAAACTCGACTTCGAGGAGATCCAGATCCCGACGCCGCCGCGTCTGGGCAACGTCGTCGTCGAGGTGAACAACCTCGACAAGGGCTTCGACGGCCGCGTCTTGATCAAGGATCTGTCGTTCACGCTGCCGCGCAACGGCATCGTCGGCGTGATCGGTCCGAACGGTGTCGGTAAGACCACGCTGTTCAAGACCATCGTCGGACTCGAGGAGCCCGACTCGGGGTCGGTCAAGGTCGGCGAGACGGTCAAGCTGAGCTACGTCGATCAGAACCGCGCCAACATCGACCCGAAGAAGACCGTGTGGGAGGTCGTCTCCGACGGTCTGGACTACATCGAGGTCGGGCAGAACGAGATGCCGTCGCGGGCATACGTGAGCGCGTTCGGTTTCAAGGGACCCGATCAGCAGAAGCCGTCGGAGGTCCTCTCCGGTGGTGAGCGCAACCGGCTGAACCTCGCGCTGACCCTGAAGGAGGGCGGCAACCTGATCCTGCTGGACGAGCCGACCAACGACCTGGACGTCGAGACCCTGAGTTCGCTGGAGAACGCCCTCGAACAGTTCCCGGGCTGCGCCGTCGTGATCTCCCACGACCGCTGGTTCCTGGACCGGACCTGTACGCACATCCTCGCGTGGGAGGGCAACGTCTCCGAGGGCCAGTGGTTCTGGTTCGAGGGCAACTTCGAGGCCTACGAGGCCAACAAGGTGGATCGTCTCGGTGCCGAGGCCGCTCGCCCGCACCGCGTGACGCACCGCAAGCTCACCCGCGACTGA
- a CDS encoding MarR family winged helix-turn-helix transcriptional regulator → MAEYEQDDLITVERELIALSRRLRNGARGIYAANGLTFTEYSLLRIIDDTPGITAAELAVTAAIDKSTASRQLGALRRRGFLAGTADGRSTRGHGLEPTDRAVATLDEISDASATAISALLSDWPPEDIATFARLLHRYNSTPPASAVD, encoded by the coding sequence ATGGCCGAATACGAGCAAGACGACCTGATCACCGTCGAGCGCGAACTGATCGCACTCTCCCGCCGACTGCGCAACGGCGCGCGCGGAATCTATGCGGCCAACGGGCTCACGTTCACCGAGTACTCGCTGCTGCGGATCATCGACGACACGCCGGGGATCACCGCCGCCGAGCTCGCCGTCACCGCGGCGATCGACAAGTCGACGGCCAGCAGACAGCTCGGCGCGCTGCGCCGCCGAGGATTCCTCGCAGGCACGGCCGACGGCCGGAGCACCCGCGGACACGGCCTCGAACCCACCGACCGGGCCGTGGCCACGCTCGACGAGATCTCCGACGCGAGCGCGACAGCGATCTCCGCGCTGCTGTCCGACTGGCCGCCGGAGGACATCGCGACCTTCGCCCGCCTGCTGCACCGCTACAACTCGACCCCTCCCGCGTCGGCCGTCGACTGA
- a CDS encoding PGPGW domain-containing protein: MSTRLRIKIWHRKQRYAIRRHRSLDRLYRFGVAVVGTVLILAGLVMIPLPIPGPGWGSFFLGLGVLSTEFAWAHRVTSFVFAFIRRAASTARVYWERFDAAAHRRVERLTGARLVQTWLDHQWWFPAPYAFA; this comes from the coding sequence TTGAGCACTCGACTGCGGATCAAGATCTGGCATCGAAAGCAGCGGTACGCGATCCGTCGCCACCGGTCGCTCGACCGCCTGTACCGATTCGGAGTCGCCGTCGTCGGCACCGTCCTCATCCTCGCGGGGCTCGTGATGATCCCGCTGCCGATCCCCGGCCCCGGGTGGGGCTCGTTCTTCCTCGGCCTGGGGGTGCTGTCCACCGAGTTCGCCTGGGCGCATCGGGTGACGTCGTTCGTCTTCGCCTTCATCCGGCGTGCGGCGTCGACGGCCCGCGTCTACTGGGAGCGGTTCGACGCCGCCGCGCATCGCCGCGTCGAGCGGCTCACCGGGGCGCGCCTCGTGCAGACCTGGCTCGACCATCAGTGGTGGTTCCCGGCCCCGTACGCCTTCGCCTGA